The region tttttacgtgcgttcttcggcaaaaggcgcacgcgaccgtcactcggcaggggaacagtggtagcgtggccgagcggtctaaggcgctggttttaggcaccagtctcctcggaggcgtgggttcgaatcccaccgctgccatattgtgtcacttttttttacgtgcgttcttcggcaaaaggcgcacgcgaccgtcactcggcaggggaacagtggtagcgtggccgagcggtctaaggcgctggttttaggcaccagtctcctcggaggcgtgggttcgaatcccaccgctgccatattgcgtcattttttttttacgtgcgctcttcggcaaaaggcgcacgcgaccgtcactcagctggagaacagtggtagcgtggccgagcggtctaaggcgctggttttaggcaccagtctcctcggaggcgtgggttcgaatcccaccgctgccatattgtgtcacttttttttacgtgcgttcttcggcaaaaggcgcacgcgaccgtcactcggcaggtgaacagtggtagcgtggccgagcggtctaaggcgctggttttaggcaccagtctcctcggaggcgtgggttcgaatcccaccgctgccatattgtgtcacttttttttacgtgcgttcttcggcaaaaggcgcacgcgaccgtcactcggcaggggaacagtggtagcgtggccgagcggtctaaggcgctggttttaggcaccagtctcctcggaggcgtgggttcgaatcccaccgctgccatattgcgtcattttttttttacgtgcgctcttcggcaaaaggcgcacgcgaccgtcactcagctggagaacagtggtagcgtggccgagcggtctaaggcgctggttttaggcaccagtctcctcggaggcgtgggttcgaatcccaccgctgccatattgtgtcactttttttacgtgcgttcttcggcaaaaggcgcacgcgaccgtcactcggcaggggaacagtggtagcgtggccgagcggtctaaggcgctggttttaggcaccagtctcctcggaggcgtgggttcgaatcccaccgctgccatattgcgtcatttttttttacgtgcgctcttcggcaaaaggcgcacgcgaccgtcactcagctggagaacagtggtagcgtggccgagcggtctaaggcgctggttttaggcaccagtctcctcggaggcgtgggttcgaatcccaccgctgccatattgtgtcactttttttacgtgcgttcttcggcaaaaggcgcacgcgaccgtcactcggcaggggaacagtggtagcgtggccgagcggtctaaggcgctggttttaggcaccagtctcctcggaggcgtgggttcgaatcccaccgctgccatattgtgtcactttttttacgtgcgttcttcggcaaaaggcgcacgcgaccgtcactcggcaggagaacagtggtagcgtggccgagcggtctcgattccacttccggccaccgcCGTGAACGGTCGAGGAATGTTTCGCTCCTCTGGGGCGGTGTCAGCGGCCATGTttagccgcggtaacaggaatgcTGCCAGTGCCAACCAGGATTACGAAATCATTTTGCCTCCTCTTCCAACTGGTCGTATTGTTTTAAACACTGTATTTTTTCATGCGGATGTTCGAGGAAGACCCTACCGAGTAGAAGACATCCGAGATGCTCTTAGGCGTTTGGCAATGCTCCCTGACGTTGAAGCGTTAGGGGCATACCAAATGAACCACGTGTGGGCGGTCACGCTCAAGAATACGGAGGCAAAGAAGAGACTGCTTTCTGCAACCGACGTTTCCGTGAAGGACCGCCGTTGTGTCGTTGTGGACCCGAACAACCAGGACGTTCGACTAAAGCTCCATTGGGTGCTTCATTAcgtagacgacgaagacataCGGACTGCGCTTGCACCCTACGGTAAGGTCACCGAAGTGGCAAGAGAGCGATGGCGAACGGAAGGTTTATCAGACAAAGGCTCTACAACGCGCATTATCAGCCTTCAACTCAAGGCAGGGTATACAAAGGAAGACATTCCACATCAACTACGAGTAGCAGGAGACCTGACGTTGGTAGTAGTGGCCGGAAGAGCTCCACTCTGCCTACGGTGTAAAGGAACCGGTCACATACGACGCGAATGTCGTGTCCCTCGGTGCGCACTGTGCAAACGCTTTGGCCACGCTGAGGAAGACTGCGTGAGGACTTACGCGAAGGTCACAGGGCGCTCTGCGTGGGACGACAATGCAGAGCTACAAATGGATGAATTGGAAGCTGAGGAAGTTGCCACCAGCAAGACCGGAGAACCCGAGTCGGAGGAAACGCCCCCTTCGCTGCAGTCGCCCAATGCAGACGAGAAACAGGATAACGACAAGCAGGTTGTACAACCTGTACCGTCTCCTGTGACGACAACCAGTGCTTCCAGTAGCTCAGTGGAAAAAAATATGAGCCAGCCGACGCCTTTGGAAAAGTCCGAAGACGTTGACATGACGGATTCGAAGATCGGCGCAGGGAAAAGAACACGTGAGGAAACAGCAGCAGGGAATGGAGCCTCAAACGAGCCCAGTGCCGGCGAGCCACCCACTAAAGCGTCCCAAGGGCGCCGCCCGAGCTTCAAGCCGAAACCCAACGTACCGCCGGACCGTCACATTCCAGGGGGCTCGTAGCCCCCTGTTTCAGAGAAGCCTGTCTCATCCCCCTGGTTCAGGCGCTACGCATGCAAAAAGTGAGGGAGGACAAGCTGAGGGGCTTGAACCCCAGTGCCTTGTTGATAAGGCACTCATGGTGTGTTCGCCCGTGGCAACCGCAGAAACATCAGCTACGAGTGAATTTTCAGTGTCCCACAGAACGAGGTGAGCGCCATGCGACCTGTTTGATCACTCTTATAAATGGCAGTAAGACTTGACGAGCCCCTTAGCATAGGCACGCTAAACGTGCGAGGCCTTTCTTCAAGGCGTCGACAGTATCAAGTGAGCCGTCTTTTACTGGAGAATGACCTCGACATCGTAGCGATTCAAGAAACGAAAGTCGAAAGCCAGGCTCAGACAGACCGCATGGTAGGACCATTTACTCGACGCTATTATGTATGTGTTTGTCATGCAGTGGGGTCGTCCGGCGGATGTGCCTTGTTATTACGTAACTCCCTAGAATCGTAGTAGAGACTGTGACTGTGTGTAAAACTGGACGGTTAGTTGTGTGTGATTTCTTGTTCTCTGCTTTGAAGTGGCGGGCCATTTGTCTGTACGCGCCCAACAGAGAAACCGAGCGCTACGATTTTTTTGAAAGCATTGCATCCTTTTTAAATAGCGACAGGATAATTCTATTCCTGGGTGATTTTAACTGTGTGTGTTCTGCTGCCGATAGAGCATGGAACGAACCAGTACGCGACAACATTGCCATGAAATTAAGGACGATGGCTCAGGACCACTCTCTCGAAGATATCGGTCATATTCTAGCTGGCGGTAGACGGCCACAGTTCACTCATTTCCAACGTGCAAGCCATGCACGCTTGGATAGAGTATACATATCTGCAAATATAGTGCCGTTATGCCAAGATTACAACGTCAAACATGTTTCGTTCAGTGATCACAGCTTGGTTATGATTTCCTTAGGAGCAAAGCGCAAAGGGCCGTCGTTCAGCTGGGCACTTTGGAAGTTTAATGACAAGCTTCTGCACAATGATAACTTTATTAACAAAGCAAAAGAAAGTATAGAAAGAATTCTGTCTAAAACGGACAGCTTTATCGCTGAGTGGGAGCTGTTCAAACAAGAAATAAAGATCAATGCAATCGAGGGAGCATGCGCAATGCGACGCAGTGAAAGAAACAAGGAAAATGTACTCCGTAGTCAATTGGGCTACTTGCTGAACGCAGAAAGCCTACAATCAGGGGCATTGAATAATGAAATTAAAGGAATAAAAGACAAACTGGAGGCTATAGATGTCGAGAGGTATAAAGGGGCCATTGTTCGCGCTCGTAGCGAAAGATTGTGATTGGGAGAAAGGCCGACCAAACGCTCGTTGACGGACGAAAAAAGTTATGCcgttaaaaatgaaataaaagaaatacaaTATGAGGGTGCCATAACAAATGACAAACGGATAATTGAACTTGCTTTTGTAGAATACTTTAGAAATCTGTTAGGTCATAAAATGAAAATTGCAACCGGCTTTGAAAATGAATACCTTCACTTAATGCCAAGATTAGACGATGATGTGAAGACGCGTCTTGAAGCAGATATTACCGCGCGTGAAATTGAAGAAGCAATTGATGAATTAACTGTAGGGAAATCTCCAGGTCCGGATGGTTTAAGCAGTTCTTTTTACAAAGCTTTTAAAGAAGATCTGGCAAAAGCCCTGCATTGTGTAATAACCGAAGCATATAAAGAAAATGTAGTGCCCCCATCTTTCAAGTGCTCTCACATTGTATTAATCCCAAAAACAGATGACCCGGTCAAGCTCTTATCGGTCACGTCCTATCGACCGATAAGCTTAAGCAACGTTGATTACAAAGTATATATGAAAGTACGAGCAAAAAGATTACAAACCGTGATCACAGCTTTGGTAGGACCTCACCAAATTTGTGGAATCAGAGGACGCTCGATATTTACCAACATTTATGTTACCAGAAGTATTCTTGAATACTGCGACGATTTTTCAGAACGGGTGGCTATGTTACAACTTGACATagaaaaagctttcgatcgcgtatCCCATGAAATTCTATTTAGTCTTTTGGAGTATATTAATGTTGCGTCTGTGATTACTactggtgtgcaaatgtgttacACTCACAGTTCAGCTAGCATAATTGTGAAAAAAACTGTTAGCGAAAGCTTCAGCGTTCAGTGTAGTATCAGGCAAGGGTGCCCATTATCATCATTATTGTTCGCAATTTTTCTCGAACCTTTCTGCCTAAAGATTCTCAACAATGATAAAATATACGGCTTCAGATTGCTCACAAGCGAAGTGAAAGTACTGTgttatgctgacgacatagcaGTCTTCTGTGACGACAAGGAAAGCGTTAAGGAAAGCGTTAAAGAAGCATAGTTATTTTGCTCGCTCACGGGCAGTGTAATCAATTGGGAAAAACGTTTGGGCTTCTGGCACGGACCGTGGGTCAACACTCCAGATTACTTCGCTAACATGAAATGGACTGTGACACCTAGTCAAATATCTCGGAGTGCCTCTAGAACACTACCACGATACCACCCAATACTGGAACGAAGAAACCAAACGTGTTAAAGAACAAACTGATAAATGGGGTGGGCGCGATTTCTCCGTTTTCGCGCGCGCTACAGTTTGCAACGTGTTTTTAGTCGCAAAAGTGTGGTATGTTCTTCAAGTGCTATGTATGTCTCGTGCCAACGTGCAAAAGTTACACAGAGTCTTCGCAGTGTTCGTCTGTGTTCGTGTGGACATGGGAAAGAACAAGTAGAACAAATTTATTTCGATCAGTCCGTAGCGGAGGACTAAGTTTAGTGCATTTATTTCTCAAGCAAGTTGTATCAAGGTTTATTTTTTTTGCGCGACCAAAAGAACGGATTTCTGCGAACAATTTTGCAATTACGATTGAGTGACGTAATTCCTGAATTTATTGTATCGTGTACCAGAAAAGAAAGATGTGTTCGCGGCTTTCTTCGTGAGGTTGTTATGTCGTTTAGAATGCTAAAAGTTAGATTTTCAATGGCGTATCTAAGTAATGTGTCAAAAAAGCGTTTATACAAAGATGTTATTGACATTATGTTACCAGTGCCTCTATATCGTGCCATGTACTGTGTGGGCTCCGAACGTGACGTGTTGAAACGTGTTAAAAGAATGACAGTCCGATCCTCAGTTAAAACGTTTTTCTCTCAGCTTCACACCAACACTCTTCCAGTAAAACCATGGTTGAAAGAGAAAGGACTGTTTGTACCATGGTCAGTTAGCTGTCTCATCTGCTCAAAGCCTGAGACAATCGAACACATTTTCTTAGATTGCTGGGATGCAATATTCCACTGGGATGTCTTGCAGAGGACACTGAAAAAAG is a window of Dermacentor silvarum isolate Dsil-2018 chromosome 4, BIME_Dsil_1.4, whole genome shotgun sequence DNA encoding:
- the LOC119449199 gene encoding uncharacterized protein LOC119449199; translation: MNHVWAVTLKNTEAKKRLLSATDVSVKDRRCVVVDPNNQDVRLKLHWVLHYVDDEDIRTALAPYGKVTEVARERWRTEGLSDKGSTTRIISLQLKAGYTKEDIPHQLRVAGDLTLVVVAGRAPLCLRCKGTGHIRRECRVPRCALCKRFGHAEEDCVRTYAKVTGRSAWDDNAELQMDELEAEEVATSKTGEPESEETPPSLQSPNADEKQDNDKQVVQPVPSPVTTTSASSSSVEKNMSQPTPLEKSEDVDMTDSKIGAGKRTREETAAGNGASNEPSAGEPPTKASQGRRPSFKPKPNVPPDRHIPGGS